A genomic window from Fusarium falciforme chromosome 2, complete sequence includes:
- a CDS encoding Carboxylic ester hydrolase, which produces MLGHSLALALATTTLPGLVSAAPGGTNTPVATLRNGSYYGIHNSAYNQDYFLGMPYAQPPLKDLRFRHPHSLNTTWDGLRNATEYQSKCYQYGYPTGPLTGGSDDCLHLNVIRPSGVAGEKLPVLVWIHGGGLVGGFSGDPGNNLTYLVDESVKMGSPIVAVSINYRLAAWGYLWSKAIEEAGEGNNGFRDQRLALQWIQENIAAFGGDPEKVTIWGQSGGARGVASQLTAYGGRDDGLFRAAILESATGFHTAFREETVKDALDWDKGYAQLLKLTSCESAKDSLQCLREVPSLELAEKIGNITFPVYLDIVDGDFIQDDRSELIRQGKFAHVPVINGAATDDGDFFAQKGINTTTDWESYLRKEGASNSTIEAISALYPDIPRVGLPATFEGRPTGELASYGAQWKRALAFGGDRAMHAPRRAWVKTWAAANLSAYSYRFDVVSGDRNPVQGAGHSVDLPFVFRNTDRLAQLNATEPIPGSFNALAVSISRKWISFAANLDPNFEGMQGEKWPVYEEEGGKNLVFHINDISLVHVEDDTYRTEQLEYLNKKLWKTGLEAGK; this is translated from the coding sequence ATGTTGGGTCATTCTCTCGCCCTAGCTTTGGCGACTACTACGTTGCCGGGACTTGTTTCAGCGGCCCCTGGTGGTACCAATACTCCCGTTGCCACACTTCGGAATGGCTCCTACTATGGCATTCACAACTCTGCCTACAACCAAGATTACTTCTTGGGCATGCCATATGCGCAACCACCCCTCAAAGATCTACGCTTCAGGCATCCCCACTCCCTAAACACAACCTGGGATGGACTCCGTAATGCAACGGAGTATCAGTCCAAATGTTATCAGTATGGGTATCCGACAGGACCACTCACAGGAGGCTCTGATGACTGTCTCCATTTGAATGTCATCCGCCCCTCAGGAGTCGCGGGTGAGAAGCTTCCTGTGCTTGTCTGGATCCACGGCGGTGGTCTTGTTGGTGGTTTCAGCGGTGATCCTGGCAATAACCTCACTTACCTTGTCGACGAGTCTGTTAAGATGGGATCGCCCATTGTTGCCGTCTCGATCAACTATCGCTTGGCTGCCTGGGGATATCTATGGAGCAAGGCAATCGAGGAGGCAGGTGAGGGAAACAACGGCTTCCGAGACCAGAGGCTGGCACTTCAGTGGATTCAGGAGAACATCGCAGCATTTGGCGGTGACCCTGAAAAAGTGACCATCTGGGGTCAGAGTGGAGGCGCCCGTGGTGTTGCATCCCAGTTGACAGCCTATGGTGGCAGGGATGATGGGCTATTCAGAGCGGCTATCCTCGAGAGCGCTACAGGATTTCACACAGCCTTCCGGGAAGAGACTGTCAAAGATGCTCTTGACTGGGACAAGGGATATGCTCAGCTACTCAAGCTGACGAGCTGCGAATCAGCCAAGGATTCCCTACAGTGCCTCCGAGAGGTTCCCTCTCTTGAGTTGGCCGAGAAGATTGGAAATATCACGTTTCCAGTCTATCTCGATATCGTCGACGGAGACTTTATCCAAGATGACCGCTCTGAGCTGATTCGACAAGGAAAGTTTGCTCACGTGCCTGTCATCAATGGTGCCGCAACAGACGACGGCGATTTCTTTGCGCAAAAGGGAATCAACACGACAACAGATTGGGAATCGTATCTGCGCAAGGAAGGAGCTAGCAACAGCACCATTGAGGCCATCTCGGCTTTATACCCAGACATTCCCCGTGTCGGTCTCCCGGCTACTTTTGAAGGACGCCCAACAGGCGAGTTGGCATCTTATGGTGCTCAATGGAAGCGTGCATTGGCCTTCGGTGGAGACAGAGCCATGCACGCACCAAGAAGAGCTTGGGTCAAGACTTGGGCTGCTGCAAACCTCTCTGCATACAGCTACCGCTTCGACGTTGTGTCTGGAGATCGTAATCCAGTCCAAGGAGCAGGTCACTCAGTTGACCTCCCCTTTGTCTTCCGTAACACCGATCGCCTAGCTCAACTTAACGCCACAGAGCCAATCCCCGGTTCCTTCAACGCCTTGGCGGTCTCGATCTCGAGAAAGTGGATCAGCTTTGCGGCAAACCTGGATCCCAACTTTGAGGGGATGCAGGGTGAGAAGTGGCCGGTGTatgaggaagaagggggAAAGAACCTTGTGTTCCATATTAATGACATTTCTTTGGTACATGTGGAGGATGACACTTATCGGACGGAGCAGCTCGAGTATTTGAACAAGAAACTGTGGAAGACTGGCTTGGAGGCTGGAAAATGA